One genomic window of Acidimicrobiia bacterium includes the following:
- the sufB gene encoding Fe-S cluster assembly protein SufB, with amino-acid sequence MAVSGIDLGKYKLGWSDSTEDYVYTPKKGLNEDIVREISHRKSEPEWMINFRLNALKRFERKPMLEWFAKNMPHIDFDDIYYYLKPTEGQVSDWDMLPEGMKETYEKLGIPEAERKFLAGVTAQYDSETVYHRNREELAKTGVLFTDMDTAVREYPEIVQQYFGTVIPPGDNKFAALNSSVWSGGSFAYIPPGVHVEMPLQAYFRINAENAGQFERTMIIADEGASVHYVEGCSAPVYSTDSLHSAVVELIAKPGARIRYTTIQNWSPNVYNLVTKRARAETESEVQWIDGNLGSKLTMKYPAVVMVGPKAHGEVLSVAYAGEGQHQDAGAKMTHAAPETTSIIDSKSIAKDGGRTSYRGLVKVEEGAHHSKSHVRCDALILDDHSRSDTWPRMEVDEKDARIGHEATVSKVGDDQIFYLMSRGLTEQQATAMIVNGFIEPITKTLPMEYAVELSRLIELNMEGAVG; translated from the coding sequence ATGGCCGTCTCCGGCATCGATCTCGGCAAGTACAAGCTCGGCTGGTCCGACAGCACCGAGGACTACGTCTACACGCCCAAGAAGGGCCTCAACGAGGACATCGTCCGGGAGATCTCGCACCGCAAGAGCGAGCCCGAGTGGATGATCAACTTCCGCCTCAACGCCCTGAAGCGGTTCGAGCGCAAGCCGATGCTCGAGTGGTTCGCCAAGAACATGCCCCACATCGACTTCGACGACATCTACTACTACCTCAAGCCCACCGAGGGGCAGGTCTCCGACTGGGACATGCTCCCGGAAGGCATGAAGGAGACCTACGAGAAGCTCGGCATCCCCGAGGCCGAGCGCAAGTTCCTCGCGGGGGTCACGGCTCAATACGATTCGGAAACGGTGTACCACCGAAACCGCGAAGAGCTCGCGAAGACGGGCGTGCTCTTCACCGACATGGACACCGCGGTCCGTGAGTACCCGGAGATCGTGCAGCAGTACTTCGGCACGGTGATCCCGCCGGGCGACAACAAGTTCGCCGCGCTCAACTCGTCCGTGTGGTCGGGCGGCAGTTTCGCGTACATCCCGCCGGGCGTGCACGTGGAGATGCCGCTGCAGGCGTACTTCCGTATCAACGCGGAGAACGCCGGCCAGTTCGAGCGCACGATGATCATCGCCGACGAAGGCGCGTCGGTGCACTACGTCGAGGGTTGCTCGGCGCCTGTGTACTCCACCGACTCGCTGCATTCGGCCGTCGTCGAGCTCATCGCCAAGCCGGGCGCGCGCATCCGGTACACCACCATCCAGAACTGGTCGCCGAATGTCTACAACCTCGTCACCAAGCGGGCGCGGGCCGAGACCGAGTCCGAGGTCCAGTGGATCGACGGCAACCTCGGCTCCAAGCTCACGATGAAGTACCCGGCGGTGGTGATGGTCGGTCCGAAGGCGCACGGCGAGGTGCTCTCGGTCGCGTACGCGGGGGAGGGCCAGCACCAGGACGCGGGGGCGAAGATGACCCACGCCGCGCCGGAGACCACGTCGATCATCGACTCGAAGTCCATCGCGAAGGACGGCGGGCGCACCAGCTACCGCGGCCTCGTGAAGGTCGAAGAGGGCGCGCACCACTCGAAGAGCCACGTGCGCTGCGACGCGCTGATCCTCGACGACCACAGCCGGTCCGATACCTGGCCGCGCATGGAGGTCGACGAGAAGGATGCCCGCATCGGCCACGAGGCAACGGTGTCGAAGGTGGGCGACGACCAGATCTTCTACCTGATGAGCCGTGGCCTCACCGAGCAGCAGGCCACCGCGATGATCGTGAACGGCTTCATCGAGCCCATCACCAAGACGCTGCCGATGGAGTACGCGGTGGAGCTGTCGCGCCTCATCGAGCTCAACATGGAGGGCGCAGTCGGATAG
- the sufD gene encoding Fe-S cluster assembly protein SufD gives MSSFTPDASRALPGPDWLAERRRAAAERLADLSWPTTEEEIWRYSRIDELDLERLRPIPPQQLGDPGQETAPGGGPIAAEAGERSGLIVVRNGRVVHHSLDDALAAKGVQVCELATCDRADVEDVLGVCSDASPDAFTVLHDAFLAGGAVVKVPAGVVVDKPIVVLHWSEGDGLASFPHTLVVAGESSEVTVFDRFGSTDTHSADAAHLVDAVVELVLGDGAHVRYVSVQEHGPRTWQIALQRAHVGRDATLRSSAVALGGYYARLRSESLLAGEGGESDLTAVYFGDGNQMLDFRTLQDHVAPHTRSDLLFKGAVEDHAQSVYSGLIRIRHGAQGANAFQTNRNLVLTEGAEAMSVPNLEIEADDVHCSHASTVGPIDDDQLYYLATRGVPPEEAERLIVLGFFDDVFERLPLPSLVAPLRRGVIEKIEHRDAIARAGASA, from the coding sequence GTGAGCTCGTTCACACCCGACGCGTCTCGAGCACTCCCCGGTCCCGATTGGCTCGCCGAGCGACGGCGCGCCGCCGCGGAACGGCTCGCCGACCTGAGCTGGCCCACCACCGAAGAGGAGATCTGGCGCTATAGCCGGATCGACGAGCTCGACCTCGAGCGTCTCCGCCCGATCCCGCCGCAGCAACTCGGCGACCCCGGCCAAGAAACGGCGCCGGGCGGCGGTCCGATCGCGGCCGAGGCCGGTGAGCGATCCGGTCTGATCGTCGTGCGCAACGGCCGCGTCGTGCACCACTCGCTCGACGACGCGCTCGCCGCGAAGGGCGTGCAGGTGTGCGAGCTCGCAACCTGCGACCGCGCCGACGTGGAAGACGTGCTCGGCGTGTGCTCCGACGCCTCGCCCGACGCGTTCACCGTGCTGCACGACGCGTTCCTCGCGGGCGGCGCGGTGGTGAAGGTTCCCGCGGGCGTCGTCGTCGACAAGCCCATCGTGGTGCTGCACTGGTCGGAGGGCGACGGGCTCGCCAGCTTCCCGCACACGCTCGTGGTCGCCGGTGAGAGTTCCGAGGTCACCGTGTTCGACCGCTTCGGCTCCACCGACACGCACTCCGCCGACGCGGCTCATCTCGTCGACGCGGTCGTCGAGCTCGTACTCGGCGACGGCGCGCACGTGCGCTACGTGTCGGTGCAGGAACACGGGCCGCGCACGTGGCAGATCGCGTTGCAACGCGCGCACGTGGGGCGCGACGCAACGCTGCGATCGTCGGCCGTTGCGCTGGGCGGGTACTACGCACGACTTCGGAGTGAATCCCTGCTCGCCGGCGAGGGCGGCGAGAGCGACCTCACTGCCGTCTACTTCGGCGACGGCAACCAGATGCTCGACTTCCGCACCCTCCAGGATCATGTGGCACCGCATACGCGGAGCGACCTGCTGTTCAAGGGCGCCGTCGAGGACCACGCGCAGTCGGTCTACTCAGGGCTCATCCGCATCCGGCACGGTGCGCAGGGCGCGAACGCGTTCCAGACCAACCGCAACCTCGTGCTCACCGAGGGCGCCGAGGCGATGTCGGTGCCGAACCTCGAGATCGAGGCCGACGACGTGCACTGCTCGCACGCGAGCACCGTCGGTCCGATCGACGACGACCAGCTCTACTACCTGGCAACCCGTGGCGTGCCGCCGGAGGAGGCGGAGCGCCTCATCGTGCTCGGCTTCTTCGACGACGTGTTCGAGCGGCTGCCGCTGCCCTCGCTCGTCGCGCCGCTCCGCCGGGGCGTGATCGAGAAGATCGAGCACCGCGACGCGATCGCGAGAGCCGGTGCCAGTGCCTGA
- a CDS encoding non-heme iron oxygenase ferredoxin subunit: MPVPEMRVCSTTDVKPGAAARFDVDGHRLCVVRIDDDWYVIGDRCSHADYSLSEGDVWEDEREIECPKHGSTFSLETGEPLSFPATKPVPVYQVRADGDDVIVSLP, encoded by the coding sequence GTGCCAGTGCCTGAAATGCGTGTGTGCTCGACGACGGACGTGAAGCCCGGCGCCGCCGCGCGCTTCGACGTCGACGGCCACCGCCTGTGTGTGGTGCGTATCGACGACGACTGGTACGTGATCGGTGACCGCTGCTCCCATGCCGACTACTCGCTGTCGGAAGGCGACGTGTGGGAGGACGAGCGCGAGATCGAGTGCCCAAAGCACGGCTCCACGTTCTCGCTCGAGACCGGCGAGCCGCTGAGCTTCCCCGCCACCAAGCCCGTCCCCGTCTACCAGGTGCGCGCCGACGGCGACGACGTGATCGTGAGCCTCCCATGA
- the sufC gene encoding Fe-S cluster assembly ATPase SufC: MLRISDLCASVGGVEILRGVDLEVASGEVHALMGPNGSGKSTLAHVLMGRGDYHVTAGSITIDGEELLGLATHERAARGLFLALQYPVELPGVRLVDFLGAALQGQARDTNGELEARIESEAARLGVAHQFLARGVNVEFSGGEQKRSETLQLAVLEPRFAVLDEIDSGLDVDALRDVARRIEAMTKERQLGVLAITHYARLLDELRADRVHVLMAGRIVASGGPELADKLEEVGYEGLAAELGVETLAVEPAAVADPFADPGF; this comes from the coding sequence GTGCTGAGGATCTCGGATCTGTGCGCGTCGGTGGGTGGGGTGGAGATCCTGCGCGGGGTCGACCTCGAGGTCGCGTCGGGCGAGGTGCACGCGCTGATGGGCCCGAACGGGTCCGGCAAGTCGACGCTGGCCCACGTGCTCATGGGCCGCGGCGACTACCACGTCACCGCGGGTTCGATCACGATCGACGGCGAGGAGCTGCTCGGCCTCGCCACCCACGAGCGCGCGGCGCGCGGCCTGTTCCTCGCGCTGCAATACCCCGTGGAGCTTCCCGGGGTGCGCCTCGTCGACTTCCTCGGTGCCGCGCTCCAGGGCCAGGCCCGCGACACCAACGGGGAACTCGAGGCCAGGATCGAGTCCGAGGCGGCCCGCCTCGGTGTCGCGCACCAGTTCCTCGCGCGCGGTGTGAACGTGGAGTTCTCCGGTGGGGAGCAGAAGCGTTCCGAGACGCTGCAACTCGCGGTGCTCGAGCCGCGGTTCGCGGTGCTCGACGAGATCGACAGCGGTCTCGACGTCGATGCCCTGCGCGACGTCGCCCGCCGCATCGAGGCGATGACCAAGGAGCGCCAGCTCGGCGTGCTCGCGATCACGCATTACGCGCGCCTCCTCGACGAGCTGCGGGCCGACCGTGTGCACGTGCTCATGGCCGGCCGCATCGTCGCGAGCGGCGGTCCCGAGCTGGCCGACAAGCTCGAGGAAGTCGGCTACGAGGGGCTCGCCGCCGAGCTCGGCGTCGAGACCCTCGCAGTGGAGCCGGCCGCGGTGGCGGACCCGTTCGCCGACCCCGGCTTCTGA
- a CDS encoding L,D-transpeptidase family protein, whose translation MTDQEIRSRTELRHRRRTRVWAWVGAIVLVVAAAGIGVVALSGSDSGTKARAASTGATSALEPATGANLSADLARVPFRAVATKGDDIAVFSAPDNNAEPMAMLTKKTEYLIPRTLLAFDQYQDWLHVYLPTRPNSSTAWVKASDVNVSTPLEWQIRVSLADHHLWLLHNGVVDFETGVAIGTEQYPTPTGVFYITDPLDLHKTPNLGYGVFAFGLSGHSDVLTDFAGSDGQIGLHGTSNPGDIGRDVSHGCVRITNDSIERLSTLPIGTPVVIT comes from the coding sequence ATGACCGACCAGGAGATCAGATCGCGCACCGAACTGCGTCACCGTCGCCGCACGCGCGTGTGGGCATGGGTTGGCGCGATCGTGCTGGTCGTCGCGGCCGCCGGGATCGGCGTGGTCGCGCTCTCGGGCAGTGACAGCGGAACCAAGGCACGGGCCGCGTCCACTGGAGCCACGTCTGCGCTGGAGCCCGCGACGGGCGCGAACCTCTCGGCAGATCTCGCTCGGGTCCCGTTCCGCGCTGTCGCGACCAAGGGCGACGACATCGCCGTCTTCAGTGCACCCGACAACAACGCCGAACCGATGGCGATGCTCACGAAGAAAACTGAGTACCTGATCCCGCGCACACTGCTCGCGTTCGACCAGTACCAAGACTGGCTGCACGTCTACCTACCCACTCGTCCGAACAGCTCGACCGCGTGGGTCAAGGCCTCCGACGTGAACGTCTCGACGCCGCTCGAGTGGCAGATCCGCGTGAGCCTCGCCGATCATCACCTGTGGCTTCTGCACAACGGGGTCGTCGACTTCGAAACCGGAGTCGCGATCGGTACGGAGCAGTACCCCACGCCCACAGGAGTCTTCTACATCACCGATCCCCTCGACCTGCACAAGACGCCGAACCTCGGGTACGGCGTCTTCGCGTTCGGGTTGTCCGGGCACTCCGATGTGCTCACGGACTTCGCCGGCAGTGACGGTCAGATCGGCCTCCACGGCACGAGCAACCCGGGTGATATCGGTCGCGACGTGTCGCACGGCTGCGTGCGCATCACCAACGACTCGATCGAGCGTCTGTCGACGCTGCCGATCGGTACACCCGTCGTCATCACCTGA